The Miscanthus floridulus cultivar M001 chromosome 7, ASM1932011v1, whole genome shotgun sequence genome includes a region encoding these proteins:
- the LOC136465799 gene encoding uncharacterized protein, with product MLDRPHATRHPPLPVRRTRGHPCACQPPGRRPSPHRESAPAPAPAPALAPTCGRAWLAHPRQPANAGGWRRGGGGGGGGGGGGGGEEEQEPALPLVVPRGPPTPMPPVLNPVPDSGDPDPNPDPDPDAVGPYPRRPSGQGINGGGDHRSKAAACAQRVDRMNRVSTVNSVFYEATVLTCGKCV from the exons ATGCTGGACCGCCCCCACGCCACACGCCACCCTCCCCTCCCCGTGCGCCGCACCCGCGGCCACCCCTGCGCCTGCCAGCCACCGGGCCGCCGCCCTTCCCCGCACCGTGagtcggcgcctgcccctgcccccgcccccgccctcgCGCCCACGTGTGGCCGAGCGTGGCTAGCTCACCCACGTCAGCCCGCCAACGCCggcgggtggaggaggggaggaggaggaggaggaggaggaggaggaggaggaggaggagaggaggagcaggagccggCTCTACCCCTGGTCGTGCCCCGTGGACCGCCCACCCCGATGCCGCCTGTGCTCAACCCTGTTCCTGACTCCGGTGACCCCGACCCCaaccccgaccccgaccccgacgccgtcggcccctacccccggcgcccgtcag GTCAAGGAATCAATGGaggaggagaccacaggtcaaaaGCAGCTGCTTGTGCACAACGTGTTGATCGGATGAACAGAGTTTctactgtgaacagtgttttctacgAAGCTACAGTGCTGACGTGTGGAAAATGTGTCTGA